One segment of Thermodesulfobacteriota bacterium DNA contains the following:
- a CDS encoding SDR family NAD(P)-dependent oxidoreductase, whose protein sequence is MYQDLKGKNALVVGSGKKTGIGFGIAEKLAGCGTNIIIADLGNISRDDIDVKTARTGEMQSIAKSLKEDFSVKTLAVSVDITKTDSIALMMEQIQTHFSQIDILCNNAGASIGVPNAIHTYDESAWMKTIDINLHGVFRVTRAVLPMMMGRPGSIINSASKAGKEAPLFNGAYAVAKAGVIMMTKVLAKELAGAGIRVNAICPGVIDTDLTRWRFGLEAQFFESSIKEREEEMKKTIPLGRLGTIDEVANLVAFLASEQSSYMTGQAVNITGGQLM, encoded by the coding sequence ATGTATCAAGATCTGAAAGGAAAAAATGCGCTGGTTGTCGGTTCCGGTAAAAAAACCGGGATTGGGTTTGGCATTGCCGAAAAACTGGCCGGGTGCGGGACAAACATCATTATTGCCGACCTGGGAAACATTTCCCGAGATGACATTGATGTAAAAACCGCCCGCACAGGTGAGATGCAAAGCATTGCCAAAAGCCTTAAGGAAGATTTTTCCGTTAAAACCCTTGCCGTATCGGTGGACATCACAAAGACAGATTCCATTGCACTGATGATGGAACAGATCCAAACCCATTTTTCCCAAATTGATATTTTATGCAACAATGCGGGGGCGTCCATCGGAGTCCCCAATGCCATCCACACCTATGATGAGTCTGCCTGGATGAAGACCATCGACATTAATCTTCACGGCGTTTTCCGGGTAACGCGGGCTGTGCTTCCCATGATGATGGGACGCCCGGGCAGCATCATCAATTCCGCATCAAAGGCCGGAAAGGAAGCACCGTTATTTAACGGAGCCTATGCCGTGGCAAAAGCAGGCGTGATCATGATGACCAAGGTGCTGGCAAAAGAGCTGGCTGGAGCCGGTATAAGGGTAAATGCCATATGTCCCGGTGTGATTGATACGGACCTGACACGATGGCGCTTTGGCCTGGAAGCACAATTTTTTGAAAGCTCTATAAAAGAACGGGAAGAAGAGATGAAAAAAACCATCCCACTGGGCCGCCTCGGCACCATTGATGAAGTCGCCAACCTGGTGGCTTTTCTCGCCTCCGAGCAGTCCTCATACATGACCGGACAGGCCGTCAACATTACCGGCGGCCAATTGATGTAA
- a CDS encoding thiamine pyrophosphate-binding protein → MAEITGGELLLRCLHAEGVRYINAITDGTYMMVIEAIERLGDKLGIKLIVPRHEAAAAHACDAYTRITGEPAVVMACAGPGAANLVAGIMCAQAEGSPVVAITTTRRSEISDSYVHQGGMQVSNHLDIFKPAVKWNGKVDHWTRIPDMVRHAFRTALCGRPGPTHILIPEDIISRKEDEKSVSLYSPEQYRVTERMPADQNFIQKAAKMLVEADLVNIHCGNGAERAGAGDEVLVLAEYLGCPVTHTIRARGIIPDTHPQCFHPTCLSRIAANGQSDVVLAVGTRLGELNMWGRPPMFGEPDQQRLIQIDTEPSNIGLNRPTDVPLIGDAKTVLAQIFEAVKAFTKQKPLHAKIQEFRTIQDQWQKELDDAVTDMDMKPMLTGQILKVCNDFFDHDAIFVMDGGNTTLWDLHYHIAHRQRSVVYSMNYGHLGTGLPYAIGAKLACPEKAVYCVTGDSAFGFNIQELETAVRNKLPVIVIVAVDGAYGMEKSAQLRQFGREADWFGHDHAPVRYDLVGTAMGCHGEYVETGNEILPALDRSAASGKPAVIHAVVDPDANVDPPGNWLWAAARTGKM, encoded by the coding sequence ATGGCTGAAATTACAGGAGGAGAGCTTTTATTGAGGTGTTTGCATGCCGAAGGCGTGCGTTATATTAATGCCATTACCGACGGAACCTACATGATGGTGATCGAAGCCATAGAGCGTTTGGGAGACAAACTGGGTATCAAGCTCATCGTTCCGCGCCATGAAGCTGCGGCCGCCCATGCCTGTGATGCCTATACCCGGATCACCGGAGAGCCGGCAGTGGTGATGGCATGCGCAGGACCGGGAGCAGCCAACCTGGTTGCCGGTATAATGTGCGCCCAGGCAGAGGGAAGTCCGGTTGTGGCCATCACCACCACCAGACGCAGCGAAATATCCGATTCCTATGTTCACCAGGGCGGCATGCAGGTAAGCAACCATCTGGATATCTTTAAACCGGCCGTCAAGTGGAACGGGAAAGTGGATCACTGGACCCGTATTCCGGACATGGTGCGTCACGCCTTTAGAACCGCATTATGCGGACGGCCCGGGCCCACCCATATTCTTATTCCTGAAGACATCATCAGCCGGAAGGAAGATGAAAAAAGTGTAAGCCTTTATTCTCCCGAACAATACCGGGTGACGGAAAGAATGCCGGCCGACCAGAACTTTATCCAAAAAGCCGCCAAGATGCTGGTGGAAGCAGACCTTGTCAATATTCACTGTGGCAATGGCGCCGAGCGGGCAGGTGCAGGGGATGAAGTTCTTGTACTGGCCGAATACCTGGGATGCCCTGTCACTCACACCATAAGGGCCCGGGGCATTATACCCGACACCCATCCCCAGTGTTTTCATCCCACCTGCCTTTCGCGCATTGCGGCAAACGGCCAGTCCGATGTGGTGCTTGCCGTGGGCACACGGTTGGGAGAACTCAATATGTGGGGTCGGCCACCCATGTTTGGTGAACCTGATCAACAGCGCCTCATTCAGATTGATACGGAACCGTCCAACATCGGGCTGAACCGGCCCACGGATGTCCCGCTCATCGGCGATGCAAAAACCGTATTGGCCCAGATCTTTGAAGCGGTTAAGGCATTCACAAAGCAAAAGCCCCTGCACGCAAAAATTCAAGAGTTTCGTACCATCCAGGACCAATGGCAAAAAGAGCTTGATGATGCGGTCACAGACATGGATATGAAGCCGATGCTGACCGGCCAGATTCTGAAAGTATGCAATGATTTTTTTGACCATGACGCCATCTTTGTCATGGACGGAGGCAACACCACCCTGTGGGATCTCCACTACCATATTGCCCACAGACAGAGATCGGTGGTCTACTCCATGAACTATGGCCATCTGGGAACAGGGCTCCCCTATGCCATCGGCGCCAAGCTCGCCTGCCCTGAAAAAGCAGTATATTGTGTGACCGGTGACAGTGCATTCGGGTTCAACATCCAGGAGTTGGAGACCGCCGTCCGGAATAAGCTTCCGGTAATCGTCATTGTAGCGGTTGACGGTGCCTACGGCATGGAAAAAAGTGCTCAACTCAGGCAGTTCGGAAGGGAGGCGGACTGGTTCGGTCATGACCATGCCCCGGTCCGGTACGACCTGGTGGGAACCGCCATGGGTTGCCACGGAGAATATGTGGAAACCGGTAACGAGATCTTGCCGGCCCTTGATCGTTCAGCGGCCTCAGGAAAACCTGCCGTGATTCATGCGGTGGTCGATCCTGACGCCAATGTCGATCCCCCGGGCAACTGGCTTTGGGCGGCGGCACGGACAGGAAAGATGTAA
- a CDS encoding bile acid:sodium symporter family protein, whose amino-acid sequence MEPTVVDQIQLNFNSKGLLIVNAAIGLMMLGVALELKLEDFKRIIRSPKAPGIGLLAQFILLPAFTFILILILRPQPSIALGMILVAACPGGNLSNLMTYLAKGNCAVSISMTAVSTIAAIVMTPLNLSLWGSLNPDTAQILRKVSLSPADVFFTVFIILGIPMAVGMTLSRIFPNLSKKVRKPFKIFTLIFFIAIVFGALAANWKIFLQVIGLIVFAVLIHNALALNLGYWSSKLAGLHERDCRAVSIEVGIQNSALGLVLVFNFFHGLGGMAILVGWWGIWHIIAGLIAAFIFSRKKLDDDGEYVNDLQQQKP is encoded by the coding sequence ATGGAACCCACTGTAGTGGACCAGATTCAACTCAATTTCAACTCCAAAGGCCTGTTGATCGTCAATGCCGCTATTGGTTTGATGATGCTGGGAGTTGCCCTTGAACTCAAGCTGGAGGATTTCAAAAGGATCATACGCTCTCCAAAGGCACCCGGCATCGGTCTTCTGGCGCAGTTCATCCTGTTGCCGGCATTTACCTTTATATTGATTTTAATATTAAGGCCCCAGCCATCCATTGCCCTTGGGATGATTCTGGTGGCGGCCTGCCCCGGCGGAAACCTATCCAATCTGATGACGTATCTTGCCAAAGGAAACTGTGCCGTATCCATCAGCATGACAGCCGTATCAACCATAGCCGCCATAGTCATGACCCCTTTGAACCTGAGTTTATGGGGAAGCCTGAACCCGGATACCGCCCAGATTTTAAGAAAAGTGAGTCTGAGCCCGGCGGATGTGTTTTTCACCGTTTTTATCATACTGGGAATCCCCATGGCAGTGGGCATGACCCTCTCCCGGATTTTTCCAAATCTGTCCAAAAAGGTAAGAAAACCTTTTAAGATCTTTACCCTTATCTTTTTCATCGCCATCGTCTTCGGTGCCCTGGCAGCCAACTGGAAAATTTTTCTTCAGGTGATTGGTCTGATTGTTTTCGCCGTGCTGATCCACAATGCCCTGGCATTGAACCTGGGATACTGGAGTTCAAAATTGGCCGGTCTGCATGAGCGGGACTGCCGGGCGGTGTCCATTGAAGTGGGCATTCAGAATTCCGCCCTGGGCCTTGTTCTGGTATTTAATTTTTTCCACGGGCTGGGCGGGATGGCTATTCTTGTCGGCTGGTGGGGAATTTGGCACATTATTGCCGGGTTGATTGCCGCATTTATTTTTTCACGAAAAAAGCTGGATGATGATGGGGAATACGTAAACGACCTTCAGCAGCAAAAACCATAA
- a CDS encoding SDR family oxidoreductase, which yields MKTEPFKEKVVVVTGAASGIGAALCRQFAENGAKIGLVDMDEANAHQLEKELSAKGASTCVTRCDVANENSCIAAMDTIDSCFGGVDILVNNAGITLRDSFRNTVSSAYKKVMEVNFFGSLYWAKAALDSLIQRKGIIIVTSSIAGIAPLPGRTGYCASKFALHGLFETLRLEMAPYGVHVMMVCPTFVITGLQKRALGGDGRITTRLQSTMGKPQTPEALARIICHGALKRKKWIIPTFQGRLAWFMRGLAPGVYDRFVLKQFESELAR from the coding sequence ATGAAAACAGAGCCATTTAAAGAAAAAGTGGTGGTGGTCACCGGTGCAGCATCTGGCATAGGAGCGGCATTGTGCCGGCAGTTTGCCGAAAACGGAGCAAAAATCGGACTGGTTGATATGGATGAGGCAAATGCCCACCAGCTTGAAAAGGAACTATCCGCAAAAGGCGCATCAACCTGTGTGACCCGGTGTGACGTGGCGAATGAAAATTCCTGCATCGCTGCCATGGACACCATCGACTCCTGTTTTGGCGGGGTGGATATATTGGTAAACAACGCCGGCATCACCTTGAGAGACAGCTTTAGAAACACAGTATCTTCCGCCTATAAAAAAGTGATGGAGGTTAATTTTTTCGGGTCCCTTTACTGGGCCAAAGCCGCCCTCGACAGCCTGATACAACGCAAAGGGATCATAATTGTCACCTCAAGCATTGCAGGGATTGCTCCTCTTCCCGGAAGAACCGGGTATTGTGCCAGTAAATTCGCCCTGCACGGGCTTTTTGAAACCCTTCGTCTGGAAATGGCGCCATATGGGGTGCATGTGATGATGGTTTGCCCCACCTTTGTCATTACCGGGCTGCAGAAAAGGGCGCTGGGAGGAGATGGGCGCATCACAACGCGTCTCCAGTCCACCATGGGAAAACCACAGACACCGGAAGCACTTGCAAGGATCATCTGCCATGGGGCTCTAAAAAGGAAGAAATGGATCATCCCCACCTTTCAGGGAAGGCTTGCCTGGTTTATGAGAGGCCTTGCGCCCGGGGTTTACGATCGGTTTGTTTTAAAACAGTTTGAATCGGAGCTGGCAAGATAG
- a CDS encoding BMP family ABC transporter substrate-binding protein: MFKKYFWVICIAIACLSLSLTTPFIAAAADKKFTFGMLLVGPYNDHGWSQAHFDAGKYVEEKIPGTKMIYIDKVNPVDRQGVTVPQLVDDMVSKGAKLIIANSDDMKDGIREAALMHPKTYFLHVSGDDVLTGKAPKNLSNVMGRMEYGKMMAGFAAALTTKTGKIGYLGPLVNEETRRLVVSCYVGARYAWEKIRHKKAKDLTFKVTWIGFWFNIPGVTSDPTQVGQNLFNTGHDVVISGIDTTEALVVAKQNRKQGKKVWAIPYDYKGACAGAGDVCLGVPYFNWGPDYVKFIKAVMDGKWKQQWVWSGPDWNDINNPDTSAVGFLPGQALSSSVQKSLDAFIKDLASGKVQLFKGPLDYQDGTPFLKAGEIASDKKIWYMKQLLKGMEGLSKAK, encoded by the coding sequence ATGTTTAAGAAATATTTTTGGGTGATTTGTATAGCTATAGCCTGTCTTTCCTTGTCATTAACAACCCCCTTTATTGCCGCAGCCGCAGATAAGAAGTTCACATTTGGGATGCTTCTGGTGGGGCCTTACAATGACCACGGCTGGAGTCAGGCCCATTTCGATGCGGGTAAATATGTAGAAGAAAAGATCCCCGGGACAAAGATGATCTACATCGATAAGGTCAACCCTGTTGACAGGCAGGGGGTCACTGTCCCCCAGTTAGTGGATGATATGGTTTCAAAAGGGGCAAAGCTGATCATCGCCAATTCTGATGACATGAAAGACGGAATCAGAGAGGCGGCCCTCATGCACCCAAAGACTTACTTCCTTCATGTTTCAGGGGATGATGTTCTGACCGGAAAAGCCCCGAAAAATTTGTCCAACGTCATGGGCCGCATGGAATATGGAAAAATGATGGCGGGCTTTGCGGCGGCTCTTACCACAAAAACAGGCAAAATCGGTTACCTCGGTCCCCTTGTCAATGAAGAGACCCGGCGACTGGTGGTATCCTGTTATGTCGGAGCTCGCTACGCATGGGAAAAAATCCGCCATAAAAAAGCAAAAGATCTGACATTTAAGGTGACATGGATCGGGTTCTGGTTCAACATCCCCGGTGTCACCTCAGACCCGACCCAAGTGGGACAAAATTTATTTAATACCGGCCATGATGTGGTCATATCCGGCATTGACACCACCGAGGCCCTTGTGGTCGCAAAGCAAAATCGGAAACAAGGCAAAAAGGTCTGGGCCATACCTTACGACTACAAGGGAGCCTGTGCAGGAGCCGGGGACGTCTGCCTTGGGGTCCCCTATTTCAACTGGGGTCCTGATTATGTCAAATTCATCAAAGCGGTGATGGATGGTAAATGGAAGCAGCAGTGGGTTTGGTCCGGACCCGACTGGAACGATATCAATAATCCTGATACCAGCGCCGTGGGATTTCTCCCTGGTCAGGCACTCTCCTCATCGGTTCAAAAATCTCTTGACGCCTTCATAAAAGACCTTGCATCAGGAAAGGTCCAGCTCTTTAAAGGACCGCTCGACTACCAGGACGGTACTCCCTTTCTTAAGGCCGGAGAAATTGCTTCAGATAAAAAGATATGGTACATGAAACAACTCCTGAAAGGGATGGAGGGTCTGAGCAAGGCAAAGTAG
- a CDS encoding ATP-binding cassette domain-containing protein, which yields MRITLRDIHKHYGKIHANDGINMEIARGTIHGLLGENGAGKSTLMKILAGYIPKTGGTILLDGKPVNYKTTAQATELGIGMLYQDPLDFLQLSVLENFMIGLSHGLYSGYTGFRHKLTDSCDFFGFSLDPDAPVHSLTVGERQQLELLRLLALGVQILILDEPTTGISSIQKEILFKALRQLASQQKTILLVSHKLNDVETLCDRSTVLREGRVAGEMDRPFDTHTLLEWMFGTPPLPPARPEIKPGQVTLVMEKVSASGGHAGLKNCTMTMRQGEVIGLVGLEGSGQGIFLRLAAGLEKPEKGTIQLHQKLMSGRDYHTFKSQGVSFLPTARLEEGLIPGLTITEHFALHQNKGIIIPWEMSRRQADEKIELFKIVGTPSSTVESLSGGNQQRLLLSLMSADPYLLLLEQPTRGLDMESARWVWQQLMSHADKGAGIIFSSAELEEILLVADRVLVFFNGTVVKDVKTRDTNLNELGRAIAGTV from the coding sequence ATGAGGATCACACTCCGGGATATCCATAAGCACTACGGAAAGATACATGCCAACGATGGGATAAATATGGAGATCGCCCGGGGTACGATCCATGGGCTGTTGGGAGAAAACGGGGCTGGGAAAAGCACCCTGATGAAAATTCTGGCCGGCTATATCCCAAAAACCGGAGGCACGATACTCTTAGACGGCAAACCGGTGAACTACAAAACGACTGCTCAGGCCACCGAATTGGGCATCGGTATGCTCTACCAGGATCCCCTTGATTTTCTTCAACTTTCGGTTCTGGAAAACTTCATGATCGGCCTTTCCCATGGCCTATACAGTGGATATACAGGCTTCCGCCATAAACTAACGGATTCATGCGACTTTTTTGGTTTTAGCCTGGACCCTGATGCCCCCGTTCACAGCCTCACGGTGGGTGAACGACAGCAACTTGAACTTTTAAGGCTCCTCGCCCTGGGGGTACAGATCCTGATACTAGATGAGCCGACCACCGGTATATCAAGTATCCAGAAAGAAATTTTGTTTAAGGCTCTACGACAACTCGCTTCTCAACAAAAAACGATTCTGTTGGTTTCCCATAAACTGAATGATGTGGAGACCCTGTGTGACCGTTCTACCGTTTTGAGAGAGGGAAGGGTCGCCGGCGAGATGGATCGGCCTTTTGACACACATACCCTTCTGGAATGGATGTTTGGCACCCCGCCCCTGCCCCCCGCACGCCCTGAAATAAAACCGGGTCAGGTTACTCTGGTAATGGAAAAGGTTTCTGCATCAGGGGGCCATGCGGGCTTGAAGAATTGCACCATGACCATGCGGCAGGGTGAGGTGATCGGCCTTGTCGGTCTGGAAGGAAGCGGCCAGGGCATCTTCCTTCGCCTGGCCGCCGGCCTGGAAAAACCGGAAAAAGGGACAATCCAGCTGCATCAAAAATTAATGTCAGGCAGAGACTATCACACCTTCAAGTCACAGGGGGTCTCATTTCTGCCGACTGCCCGGCTGGAAGAAGGCCTTATCCCCGGCCTGACCATAACAGAACACTTTGCGCTCCACCAGAACAAAGGCATTATCATACCATGGGAAATGTCAAGAAGACAGGCTGATGAAAAAATTGAACTATTCAAGATAGTGGGAACTCCCTCATCAACAGTGGAATCACTCTCAGGTGGCAACCAGCAACGGCTGCTCCTGTCACTCATGTCCGCAGACCCCTATCTTCTTCTGCTGGAGCAGCCCACACGGGGCTTGGATATGGAATCTGCTCGCTGGGTATGGCAGCAGCTGATGTCTCATGCTGATAAAGGAGCAGGCATCATCTTTTCATCAGCAGAATTGGAGGAAATCCTCCTGGTGGCAGACCGGGTTCTTGTTTTTTTCAATGGAACGGTGGTCAAGGATGTTAAAACCCGAGACACCAACTTAAATGAGCTTGGCAGGGCAATCGCAGGAACTGTCTAA
- a CDS encoding ABC transporter permease: protein MQDFKQSLFHNVCLIAVVLCLATLILLISGAPPIDAFKHLFLGSLGSWIKFSRVLMAWIPLTLCACGLVYTFRIGLWNIGVEGQVVAGAISATSILRLGETSGTPELFLLLAFVGGMLGGGLWAAFAGFLKTKGGVNEIFAGLGLNFVAQAITLWLIFGPWKRPGIASMSGTKPFSAEMWLPILTDLRLSPAGLLLTVVALIATGWILEQTRLGLALKGIGRNPQAAYLHGLKPDIYMLFAMGLAGGCAGLAGTFQVTGVYHRLIPAISSNYGYLALLVVMLANYRIWWTPAIAFFFACLNVGSIQLPMMLQLDSSLSGIIQGALVLTTLFMQAWRVRKKNG from the coding sequence ATGCAGGATTTTAAGCAATCATTGTTTCATAACGTGTGTCTCATTGCAGTCGTCCTCTGCCTGGCCACCCTCATCCTGCTCATTTCCGGCGCTCCACCCATCGATGCCTTCAAACACCTCTTTTTAGGCTCTCTCGGTTCATGGATTAAATTTTCACGGGTCCTAATGGCATGGATTCCTCTTACCCTTTGCGCATGTGGACTGGTGTATACCTTCAGGATCGGGTTGTGGAATATCGGAGTGGAAGGTCAGGTGGTAGCCGGAGCCATTTCCGCAACTTCAATCCTGCGTTTGGGTGAAACGAGCGGAACACCCGAACTTTTTCTGTTGCTTGCCTTTGTTGGGGGAATGTTAGGCGGTGGGCTCTGGGCGGCTTTTGCCGGATTTCTTAAAACCAAAGGGGGGGTCAACGAAATATTTGCCGGGCTGGGGCTGAACTTTGTCGCCCAGGCAATCACCCTCTGGCTCATATTCGGACCCTGGAAACGACCCGGTATCGCCTCCATGAGCGGCACCAAGCCCTTCTCAGCTGAAATGTGGCTCCCGATCCTCACCGACCTGAGGCTTTCGCCCGCAGGTCTGTTGTTGACAGTAGTCGCCCTTATCGCCACCGGGTGGATCCTTGAACAAACCCGCCTGGGGCTTGCTCTCAAAGGAATAGGGCGTAACCCCCAGGCCGCCTATCTCCACGGTCTGAAACCAGACATATATATGCTTTTTGCTATGGGGCTGGCTGGAGGTTGCGCCGGTCTGGCCGGCACCTTCCAGGTCACCGGCGTATATCACCGCCTCATTCCAGCCATATCAAGTAATTACGGATATCTGGCACTCCTGGTGGTGATGCTGGCAAACTACCGAATCTGGTGGACTCCGGCCATTGCCTTTTTCTTTGCCTGTCTTAATGTGGGAAGTATCCAGCTCCCCATGATGCTGCAACTTGACTCTTCTTTGAGCGGGATCATCCAAGGGGCTCTGGTGCTGACCACACTTTTCATGCAGGCATGGCGAGTGAGGAAAAAGAATGGATGA
- a CDS encoding ABC transporter permease has translation MDDLHVTILIASIVAGAAPIVLAALGETLSEKAGVINLSLDGSILLSAMVAFAVVFQTHSLPLGFLAGALTGSLVACLVGLFSIYLGQSQVAVGFVLTLTARDLAYFFGNPYSRLYGPQAEPWPIPALHEIPFLGPIFFQHSAPVYLSILMIFMLWWYLYRTPMGLCLRAVGENPEAAYARGTNTRKIQMWYTMIGGLMIGLAGATFSLCTKPGWGRPQGAEGTGWIALAIVIFGGWHPVKAAMGAYLFAFLQIMGIQLQGLFPSIPAQVFQVAPFPLMIFTLVLTHVAQKGRVHGPTTSPKIYRRIMNMLSTSAPAALGKPFRPD, from the coding sequence ATGGATGATTTGCATGTCACTATCCTTATAGCCTCCATTGTCGCCGGCGCTGCACCCATTGTTCTGGCCGCTTTAGGCGAAACCTTATCAGAGAAGGCAGGAGTAATAAATCTTTCCTTAGATGGTTCAATACTCCTGTCCGCTATGGTCGCTTTTGCCGTCGTATTTCAGACCCATAGCCTCCCCTTAGGTTTCTTGGCCGGTGCTTTGACAGGAAGTTTGGTGGCCTGTCTGGTGGGTCTTTTCAGTATTTACCTTGGCCAGTCGCAGGTGGCTGTAGGATTTGTCCTTACCCTGACCGCCCGTGACCTGGCCTATTTTTTCGGCAATCCCTACTCACGGCTCTATGGCCCACAGGCAGAACCGTGGCCGATCCCCGCTCTCCACGAAATTCCCTTTTTAGGACCGATCTTTTTCCAGCATAGCGCCCCTGTCTATCTGAGCATACTTATGATTTTCATGCTGTGGTGGTATTTGTACCGAACCCCCATGGGTCTCTGTCTCCGAGCCGTTGGGGAGAATCCAGAAGCCGCCTATGCCAGAGGTACCAATACACGTAAAATCCAGATGTGGTATACAATGATAGGTGGTCTAATGATAGGCCTTGCGGGAGCCACTTTTTCTTTGTGCACCAAACCGGGGTGGGGGCGTCCCCAGGGAGCTGAAGGCACAGGATGGATCGCCCTTGCCATCGTCATTTTCGGAGGATGGCACCCGGTAAAGGCTGCAATGGGGGCTTACCTGTTTGCCTTTCTCCAGATTATGGGGATTCAGCTCCAGGGTTTGTTTCCCTCCATACCTGCCCAGGTATTCCAGGTGGCGCCCTTTCCCCTTATGATCTTCACTCTCGTTCTCACACACGTGGCCCAAAAGGGGCGTGTTCATGGCCCGACAACTTCCCCTAAAATCTACCGCCGTATCATGAACATGTTAAGCACATCTGCGCCAGCGGCCCTGGGTAAGCCTTTCCGGCCGGATTAA
- a CDS encoding peptidylprolyl isomerase, whose translation MMTEKIDYTEEIDRPVAVFDTSLGVFEAELYAKECPETVWNFINLAEGRQETERGENFYDGLIFHRVIQGFMIQGGCPTGTGMGGPGYRFKDEFHPSLRHESEGVLSMANAGPGTNGSQFFITLDPTPHLDDRHSVFGKVISGMEVVKTIGAVKTGAGDKPLEPVVINKVTIQR comes from the coding sequence ATGATGACTGAAAAAATAGATTATACGGAGGAGATCGACCGGCCGGTGGCTGTTTTTGACACCAGCCTTGGGGTTTTCGAAGCGGAGCTTTACGCCAAGGAGTGCCCAGAGACAGTATGGAATTTTATTAATCTTGCAGAGGGGAGACAGGAGACTGAAAGAGGGGAGAACTTTTATGACGGTTTAATCTTTCACCGCGTGATTCAAGGATTTATGATTCAAGGGGGCTGTCCCACTGGAACCGGCATGGGTGGTCCGGGATACCGGTTCAAAGACGAATTCCATCCGTCCCTTCGCCATGAAAGCGAAGGGGTGCTTTCCATGGCCAATGCAGGACCGGGGACCAACGGGAGCCAGTTTTTTATCACGCTTGATCCTACTCCGCATTTAGATGACCGGCACTCTGTTTTTGGTAAAGTCATTAGTGGAATGGAGGTAGTGAAAACAATAGGCGCAGTGAAAACCGGAGCCGGGGACAAACCGCTGGAACCAGTAGTGATTAACAAGGTTACCATTCAACGCTGA
- a CDS encoding metalloregulator ArsR/SmtB family transcription factor, giving the protein MDICAVKCINEKKVKQTVKTMPRPEDIGQMADIFKALSDPSRLKIVLTLLSQEHCVCDIAAICNQTESAISHQLRILRTLKIVKNRREGKIIYYSIEDDHVISLIHMSLNHVKH; this is encoded by the coding sequence ATGGATATATGTGCTGTTAAATGCATTAACGAAAAAAAAGTTAAACAAACTGTAAAAACCATGCCCCGACCGGAGGATATCGGGCAGATGGCGGATATATTTAAAGCGTTAAGTGATCCGAGCAGACTTAAAATCGTTCTGACATTGTTAAGCCAGGAGCATTGTGTATGCGATATCGCCGCCATTTGCAACCAGACGGAATCCGCCATATCACACCAGCTTCGTATATTAAGGACATTGAAAATTGTAAAGAACCGTAGAGAGGGTAAAATTATATACTACTCTATTGAGGATGACCATGTGATCTCACTGATTCACATGAGTCTTAATCATGTCAAACATTAA